The DNA segment AAGATGATTTGTTTTGTGAGCATTAacatataaaatttttataattaaaacacaTCTTCATATAACACAtctttaacataatgtttataaaacattattacattattacaaaattgcAATGTTATAGTTTCACTCATACAAGTATGAAGTTTCACTTCATGTGAATAAATTggaataaaatacatatacagtGGAAtgtgaaagtttgggaaccccttgtagaatctgtgaaaatgtgaataattttaataaactaaGAAGAGATCCTACAAAatgcatgttctttttttatttagtactgtcctgagtaagatagtTTACATAAAAGATGcttttagtccacaagacaaaatctCTGCCAACCAGAGTTTGTTAACTGTTCAAAAGTCGAAATTAAAATGTAGGGGTGGTTGAGCATTTGCCATAGCCGCACCTAAGCTTCCTgttttttgtgttcctgtagctcaattggttgggggtttgattccccgggaacacatgatatgtaaaaattgatagcctgaatgcactgtaagtcactttggataaaagcgtctgctaaatgcataaatttaatttaatttttaatttaaactttggAACACGTTACCGATCCATAGTAGAACTGCACCaacattacatatttataaatcaaatttaaaaacatatttcttcACGGCAGCCTATGACTTGTCATGTTGTTTGTGGTCTGATGTTTGCTTGGTTTGTATACATGTcttttacaacattttacatcGTATTGGTCAACTGTAGTCGTTTGTAATTGTGCCTTTTAAATAAATTGAgacttgagagagaaaaaaaaaagctgaaattattaaaataaccctcttcaaaagtttgggaaccctcgTTTCTTAATACTGTATGTGCTTACCTGGGTGATCCACAACTGTTTTATGCCCTTTACTGATTTATGCCTTCGTTttagtttttgtatgttttagctgtgattgcCATTACATTATGAGACTGAttgactgcaacagtttgagttaaaaatcttggtttgtgttctactgaagaaacaaagtcacctacatcttggatgccctgggggtgagcagataaacataacattttcatttttgggtcaattatccctttaagagacCCATCTCATTTTCTCTTGCATATTAAGTATTGCTCTTTAATAAAGAAAACTACTTTTTATCCAAATCCTCCATTAATTGGTAGATTAATCAGTTGAATATTCAAAAATAATCAATAGCTGCAAAAATTCACTAACTCCAGAAGGAAACATGATGCAGAAttggttttacttaaaaaaaaaaaataataataataatatatatatttatatatatatttgtcttccgggaaacatgcaagtatcttcTCTTGCTTTCAAAGGGCAGTGCTAAATGGGAAAAATGATATTATaaccaaaaaagaaacatttggaAATCTtaatcctgttcaaaagttttcaccccccagctctcaCAGATTCCACAAGGGATTCCCAAACTTTAGCATGGCACTGTAGATACATATATCTACTGTTCATCCATTCGACCATAAACATCATATTCTTTGTAGAGCAGGAATTTCTTCAATGCCGGGGGAAAAGGAAAGGTGCTCATGAACTCTGGGTCATTCAGTTTTCTCAGTGTCATACGACTCCTGATAACCAACCTGGCCTGGTGTTTCAGAGAGCGTGGCTTCCCTAATACCAAACAgacataaagaaattattttttgtgtctcatacatgtttggaaagaCAAGATTGGCTAACAGGTGTCTTACTAAGGATGTCACAGATATCGGGCCACTCCTCCTGTCCCTCCAGAATAAGTTGCAGTTTAGAGCAGATGTGCACATGATTCACGTAATCCAGGAGTGTCAGCACAGTCCTCCCCGCCAAGTGTGCCATCCATGTCACGCTTATAAACTCGCAAAACTTAAAATCAGAATAGATTGCATAATTAGGCCACGTATAAATAGATATTCACCAAAAATGAATTGTGATCACTTCATGCATTGTTAgagtaataacaataaaatggactcacatctcttaaaaaaaacagtaacagtgCAATATTTATTGTGACAATGCATTCTAcattaaaactgatttaaatgttCAAGGTGCACTGCTATACCTGCACAGGTAGCATCACGTAAAGCTGATGGTTTTCAGGTGGTTAGTAATAAGATGCATGTTTTTGCGCATGCAAAATGCTGCAACTGTTAGTGAGTTCACTACACTGTTTTCTAGACCCCAAACATGATTCTTACGGTTACTTTATTTGCTGCAGTCTTGACTTGGTATGACTGGCTAGGAGCCTCTGCCCAAGTGTGTGCTGTTACACAGTTGTCGTGGTAACATTCAAAGCAGCTTTCTGCATGGTAACCATTGTTAAGGAGCAGGCGCAGCATCATTTCATCTTTGATGCAGTACTGCAGTGCCGTAGGAAATAATGTGTCGCTGACGACGGAGAAGACACAGTTGACATCTGCTCCATAGGCAAGAAGCAGCCGTGCCAGCTCGTATTTCCCAGCTCTGACCGCCACCAGGAGGCAGCGCAGCGGGTCCAGGTCGGGCATCGCACCTGCTTTCAAAAGCATCTCGGCGCATGTGACGTCTCCATTGCAGACGGCGAAGTACAGCGGGGTCTTCCTCATGTCACCGTAGTTTTCAGATATATGGCAGCCCAGGATTGCATTGACGTCAAAGCCTTTCTCGATGAGCAGCTCGAGACAATCAGCCTGGCCTCCGTCTGCCGCAGAATGAACCGGACTCATCCCAGACAGACGGACGGCCCTCTTAGTGGTAATGGGAATGAATCGCTTCAGAGCCCTGTCAGGTTAAAGAGAGAATATATTTATTAGTGCGGAGATGTCTGGTAAAGTGTGGCGAGATTGGTTTGCTGTGCTCTCACAGGTAGTGCCCCTCGTAGGCAGCGCGGTGAATCGGCAGCTGACAGCAAAGACTGGCTACATTAGGACTGGCACCATGTTGTAAGAGTAAATCAATGCAGTCCAGGTTCCCACAACCTGCGGCGTCATATAACACACTGTCTCCATTTGAAGCTTGTGCTGTGACATCGCCCCCTAGAGGTGAGAGCAAGAAAGACATTCATTTTGGGGCAATTAACCTGTAATGCCTTAAGGCCGGCACACACCAAGCCAACGTCGGGCCATCGCTGAGAATCTGTCGAATtagtttgttcagtgtgttccacTCATCAGCTCTCAACGGTGGAAGTTTGCCGCATTTTGGGGCCTCGGGACCATCAGCGTCCcagataattaaaacaaaaaagatggAAACGGTTAAATAAATGGAACGTTTATAATTTTACATGATTCTTACCCAAGCATTCCAATATGCAATTGTTTTCACAACAACATGAGAAAGTTATCAACGTTACTGATACTACAAAATGGTTAGCAAgcaatgctttatttaattttcatatatCTGCGTCGATCTCGTATATCTTTGTTTTTCggtttctccttttgaatgacGAATATTTTCTGGTGATAACTACTGATTATAGACCTCTGATACCTCTCAAGTGGTGCAGAATGCATGTGTTTAGTTTTCAGTCGGCTGTAGTCTCTGGTGTTTTCATGTGCCGCTTTTTGGTCTGATGCGAGGCGACAATCGACTTTCGTCGTCGCTAGTTCTTAGTAGCTAGTTCAAGTTGACAAGGTGTGTCCCAGCCTTTTATAGGTCACTCAGCttatttaatcaaatgaatcATTGTGTATAActcttaatataataaataaaataaattattttaaatatggcaaaaaagaaacataatgCCATCAACTTGCTTCATACAAAACTAAATCGCTCAATGTACATTTGCCTAAATTGGTCATAGAGACCTGGTCACACCCACTATTAACATAACTACTGTATACTAGTGTACACAGACaataacattgtttattataagcatgaACTGCAGTTATGCTATCTGCCACTTGAAATGTTCAAGctcaaaactaataaaataaaattaatatatacattttattttgtaataaaaaaagggGAATAGTTTTgaaagtacatatatatatatatatatatatatatatatatatatatatatatatatatatatatatacaagcatttaaaatatattttgccctTTTTATTCCATTCCAAAAAATACATTCCCTAATTTCACACtggaacaaaaactttatttgttgCCTATAACAAGTGTGAACATaaagtaacacattttaataaaaaaataaaaataaaaatcagtcatccctgttgcttgtgtacagcactctgtgaacagcctcCTCTTTCAGTAATGACCTTTTGTGACTTACCCTGTTTCaggagttcacacttacatataataaacAGAGTAAAGGTCATGTGTATTTGGCGTGCTCTCCGAGGGGAGGGCTCAGAGCTCTGAGACGGATCTAGAGATATTCAGACTTGCATACACCTGACTTACCATGTTCAATAAGGATTGCCAGTATTTCTGGATGGCCGTACTCTGCTGCGATGCCCAGTGGTGTGACCCCATGACCGTCCCGTCCCGTGGCCTTCCCCCCGTGTCTCAGCAGCAGCATCAGGATGTCCACGCAACCCACTTTAGCAGCCTCATGGGTGACCGTCCATTTCTTCATACAAACCTGCTGCACGGAGGCGCCTGCCATTATCAGTGCATCAACCATCTCATATGAGTTTGCCCTCACAGCTGCAAAAGGAAACGCAGGAATATGATCCTGAAACCTAGTGTAAGAACTAATGCAAAACCTGAAACAGTGTTACATTATGCTACATTTTCATATACTTCTACAAAACCATGATGCACCTTCTTGCACAAGCCAGTGTGACTAATCTGATGtatttaatgctatttttatAAAGTTGTGCTTAAATTGGCATGTACAGTATGAAGTGTAATTATAAGTAATATggcaaaatacaattaaaaatatggcaaaatacaattattttaataacaatttaaattgtACAGTATTTTGTGCTGAAGTAATGCTGATTTCAGATTCAGAAAATAtcagtatgaaaaaaaatgtgctatAGCAAGGTCATTTTCATCACTGCATTTATGATGAGAATTATATATACTGAATAATATATACTGAATAAATATGgttttgtcatgaaaataatgccaaaatgcaataaataaatacataataataaaaatagaaatttacatttgaaaaaaaaaaagatcttaaaaaCGTTGTTTGTTtatggtgtgtatatataaagcTTTTTATAAATGCCAAATTTCATGcctttgattatttatttatttatttatttatttattattattatttttgggcaAAATATAAAGTTAACTAATTTATTACCTAGGGAACTAATGAAAATGTAACTACTGATTGAAACTCCAACAAAAGGCAAGACTCATTTAATGATTATTTGGTGTTGTTTTGTTGTAATACCCAGCAGAAGTGGAGTCTCGTTCCTGCTGTTCATGTTGTGTGGAGATGCTCCGTGTTGGAGAAGGACCTTCACGTTCTCCACATGTCCTTCTTGACAAGCCAGAGTCAAAGCAGTGTCTCCGTCGGCCGTCATCCCCTCCATGCTCAGCTCATAGGACGCTATTcaagaaaaaaagatgcacagTAAATGCCTCATTAGCATATCTAATTATTTGCCACTCATTTGTTTGCACTCTGCTCTCACCCAGGAGGACGCTGTCCAGCACTTGGACATCCGGCTGGACTGAGGCTCTGTGCATCGGTAGCCAACCTTTGCTGTCTTCTTCCTTATAGGCATCACTGTATTTGTGCAGCTGCTTCAGTGCAAACACATCACCTGGataatattacacacacataagCAAAATATCAAGGCATTGGGAAACCAAAACAGAGCTTTGGTATTTATGCACGCGTATGAATTACCTTGATCTATAGCAGATAAAATCTTGAGGTTTTCATCAGTGGCTGTTTCTAAAGTGCTGCATGAGAAAATGTGTGAGACTATAACACAAGGATATAAGTATGTTGAAATAAGTATACTGCGCATACCTTAGCGGTTCGTTCAAAACGGAGAGACCGTGAGCATCTTGGAGGCTCATTTGAATAACAAAGTCAATGAGCTGATCTTCATCCATTTCGTCCATGTAGTCCATTGTGTTTCAAAGCTCAAAAAAGATGCACACATGAACAAAACTCTATTCTCAATGAAAACTTGATTATGAAACTGACACGAATTTCCAGTTTTCACTGTGAATGCGTCCTGAGAGTTCTTGATAGACTATAGGACGACATGACTTGTACTTCACAGCGTTGCAAAACACAGACTGACTTTGTTTTTGTTCACAGATCTGGAGGATATATTTAGTGCTGACCTGCTTTCTCTTGGCACTCTGAGAATGCGGGTCACTTTGACACGGTGAAAGGATTTGAGTTCCCTGAAGTTTAGCGGCTCACAATCACACAGTTTGCTCTCTTAAAACCGAGACATAATGACACATAATAAACTGTGCAAGACTGATATAAACACACATTCTCTAAATGAGGATCATTGCATAATGTTCAATGTTTATATTTGTGCTTAATGTGCAAGGAACTGTTGCTCATGTTcaattttttaatcaattttggaACCTAATCAATTTTACTGATTTGAATGTTAATAATCCTGGAACATCTGCCTTTTTACAATGCAGAAGTTTTGCACTTAATATATTTGACATAAAAATATGTCAAAAGAAcccaataaaatatgaaatggaTGTGCTCATGAATATTGATTAGGTTATACTAATGATGTTTGGTGACCATAATGAAGCTTCCAGGCACtagaccttttaaaataaaatataattcattttactATTAAAATGTCGTCTAACTTTGACCATAAGTATCCTTAATTGGGTTTCTATTATGTACATGCTAATATTATTAACATCAATGGCTCTCATAAAAGATAAATGCAGAAATAGATCCCCTCTTCACTAATTATATGCCAATAGCACAATTGACGTAATAGTGCAGCTCTGTTCAggaaaagggggcggggagcagcagctcatttgcatttaaagagacaggcccAAAAACAGTGTTTCTGACTTCACTCAAAATTGGCATTttgttataataatgttataataaatgatctgtgaagtattttgagctgaaaatTCAAAGACACATTATAGGGACAACAAAGACTTATATCACATACTGTAAAAAGGGGCATACATGTCTCTTTTAAAGGATTCAAACAGAAGTAATCAGGActgttaagattttaaaatagatttacaaatatattaatctatttattttagcatagtttttctCTGAAAAGGCTTTTTTTGTGCTGCTGTAATTAgtcatttataaatgaatttaaaacaagaTCTTCCTCTATGTAGAAATTATAGCTACCTGTAGTAATAATTTTCAGTATTGCAATTCACACAGTCACCACAGGACACACCACGTTCCTCTGATTCTAGTTTATCtgacatttatcattattttataaattactgATTACAGCATCTCCgaaaaattctaatatattttgttaatatactcatataaattaaaataaccacAAGAGGGAGCAAGTAATCACCTACTACATTTAGGCAAACATTTTATTGAAGTAATTTTTAAGTATTCAGATAATTCAGTTTTCTGAAACttacactattattattagtagGATTATTTAGCAAGACGAATTTAATTTTAAGagggctaaaaaaaaattaagataaaaagaatttacaaaacaattatcaaaacaataatttaatgtttaaaactaaGATGACATAGAGAAATTAACTAAAAGAATTAACAAATTagacaaataacatttaatatattttattttatatatatatatatatatatatatatatatatatatatatatataatattatatattgtttattattgcaagacaaaagaaataaagacaaaatagcaCTGCCTCATATTTAATAAAAGCGAGCAACTGACGTCATACTCAGGCGACGGAAGTTGTGTTGTTGACTCTCGCGCTAGGCAGAAATGGCTGGTGTGATCAAGAAGGTACGTTCGGaggtcattaaaatatattcctGAAAACTATTGCTTTTCATCCGTAAATTAAGCTTGTATTTAAATAATGGAGCGTTTGAATATCTCTGCCTTTTTTGTACAGTTGTCCTCATcgtttttatgtatattaatgcGTGAGTCGTGTTTTGTTTTGGTCGATCGTGATGGCAAGTGTAAGTTAGTGAAACCTGAATCATCGCCATCGTGCATAAAATAGGGGTTTAAAATGATACAAGTGATTCGTTTGACGGTTTAATGTACTTTTGGAGCTGTAAATGTCATGCATGGGAAATCAAGATGTGTGTTTGACACTTCATTGTAAGATTTCTACGATTATGCATACATGTGTTGATGTCTTTATAGCATTATTGTGGAATTGTCATTTCAGAATTGCTTAAATGAATATGCACGTGTCGTGTATTAATTGTTAAATGTCGAATGACCGTTGTTTTGACCGTTGTTAAACTCATTAAAGAATAATGTACCTACATGGGAATAtgcatcttctttttttttttttttttttttttttagaccacaGGCTTGGTTGGCCTTGCCGTCTCCCACAATCCACATGAGGTgagtgttttgattttatttcgaTTAATTCTCATTTTTATCCGCATGTACTGTCTGTTTTGTTATCTCTCGCTAAATTTAGAGGAATTGTGCATATGTGATTGCCAATGCCagctattaaatatttgttttctctcCTGTAGCGTCTTCGAATTTTGTACACAAAGATCCTGGGATCTCTACAAACCATGCCTCAGGATGCTGCCTACAGGAAATACACAGAGCAACTGATCACCGAGAGGTTCAACCACCTCAAATCTGTAAGATATTGAAAATATACTTTACTATGGTAAACAAATGATATTTAGATTGAAGTGTTATCTTTAactgataaaatagattttattgattttgtatGCTTGTCACTTTTTTGCCATAAAGGAGCCAGATGTAGTAAAGCTAGAAAAGAAAATCAACTGTGGACAGATTGAGGAGGTTATTTCACAGGTTAGAAGATCTCAAATCCTCATTTGCAGTAAGTTTATAGAAGGTGAATACAGTGTGCTGTACCTCAGTCTGTCTGGTGTCTGCAGGCCGAGGCGGAGCTGGCTTTGTCCAGGAAGATGACCGAATGGAAACCGTGGGAGCCTCTGGTAGAGGAAGCACCGGCGAACCAGTGGAAATGGCCCATCTGACGTCTCATAATGTTCATGTGCATagtatgtttatattaaatataaaaattgtccATTTAAGttgtgcattttctttttttcttcttttatttacaGCTCTTTGTCAGAGTTGGAAATTCTATCTTATATGATCTCATCATTTCTAAAacatgcaataaaatattttgagctCATGTGAGGTATGAGATATGCATAATCTATTACACAGTCGatcactatttaatttttttccagtgACTTAAACAgccagcaaaaaataaatttggCTCAATGATGGCCTCATTTagagtaaaatatatattgcaaaatcaATTTTGATTTGTAGTTGGCACAGCTATAAATGaccaaaaatacatttcagaagCCAATCCAttttaagattaataaaaaaacacaaataatgcaatgaaaaggtaattaatcaatattttgtggTGTTGCATTTTTATGAATTTGTGCTATATAATTTGTCTAGGGACTTGCAAGGTCATGAATTCTGAACATGTTTTAGGAATtaagaaaacttttaaaaatgtaactcattcaaatattacaattttaactaAATAGCATCAATACCATAAAAAGGTTGGAAACATAATTGGAGCAAACTACTAATGCTTttccatttatttacttttagtaaGTTGACTTGCCTACAGAATTAATGTTAGTTATTATTACATGTTGTCTCTCAATATCTTGAAAATAGAAATGTATACAAGAATTATGAAGCACTTCaaccaaaatattacatttttagatCAGTTCCATAAAAAGGCAGAAAAACAATTTGAtcacatttctacatttttatgcttttggTTTGACATGCTTTCTATATGTAGTCTCTCAATGTCACTTTTATAAGAACtagtaaacagtaaaacaaaaagaTTGTCATACTGACACTTTTGCAAAATTATTTCAATTCAATAGCATACATTTTGTGGTTATGCAGTAGAACCTCAGTGGAAGAAAATACAATGTTAAGAAATGACAAGCACTAGAAGAAATGATGTGCGTGTGAAATcccgttttgtttattttgactgTGCTTTCTTTCTGACGATTTAAATAAAAGCTGTAAATATGGAGATATTGAGATGTGAAACGGCGCTGATTTAAATCTAGAAGGATGCAGTAAGACTTCTAAACATTACAAATTAGAATCGTACGAAAATGTCTGTTACAACATATCAactaagttaataaaaaaaaaaaaaaatcttgaatttctacaattaaaaatgaaaccgCTACAATAACAAACATAGCAACAAAAAAAGAAGCGCTagtcatataaatgtattttggtcTGTTGGTGTGGCCGATGGTTTTATATATTAGAATCACACCTCTCTCTTCTGTACTGTGAGGCTACTTTCAAGAACGCTTTTATATCTAAGATTTTTTACCCCCAAAATAGATACAATATGAAATCATCTGCCCTgctacttataaatatttcttcaACTGTTATGTCCGACTAAACCTAAGACACCACCAGCAATACAGCAGTCACTGCTTTTCCAAAGAGTAGAAATTTTGGCATTAGTTACAACAATAATATCATATCAAAGAATTTGAAAGTACAAAGGTAACAAAAAGGCACAATAAAAGACCAAATGACAGTATATCCTGTACCCACAGAGTCCGTGTAGAGACTTTGGGAGGGCTTCAAAAACGACTTTCTCTTGACTTGGGTGAGGTGTGACAGAGCTCTGTATGCTACATGAGAGACTCCAGGCTTTCTGAGGGGTTGGCGGGAACCGTGCCGTTGTTTTCTGAGTAGTGAAGAGCTCTCTCATCCTCCTTGGTGCTCACCAAACTCAGGATCGCTTTGTAGAGAAACTGATACTGATCCTGCAGGAAgatattaaaggaaaagttcacccaacattcactcaccctcaggtcatccaagatgtaaattaggttgtttctgcatcagatttggagaaatgtagcattccatcacttgctcatactaatggatgctctgcagtgaatgggtgccgtcagaatgagagtccaaacagctgataaaaacatcacaataatccacactgcTCCAGTCCATTAATAAACATCTTCTGAAGCCAAAAACCCATcttctgtttggactctcattctgacggcacccattcaccacagagaatgcattggtgagcaagtaatgcaaAGCTACAAACaacctcatctacatcttggatgacctgaggagaGGACATTTGGAGCACATTTTCATtgtaaattagtttgtttctgcatcagaCTTGCTCATactaatggatgctctgcagtgaatgggtgccgtcagaatgagagtccaaacatctgataaaaacatcacaataatccacaccgctCCAGTCCATTAATAAACATCTTCTGAAGCCAAAATGCCATCTTCTGTTtacactctcattctgacggcacccattcactgcagaggatccagtgatggaatgctacatttctccaaatctgatgaagaaacaacctcatctacatcttggatgacctgaggagaGGACATTTGgagcacattttcatttgtgaGTGGACTATTCCCTTAGCCATGCACAAACAGACTTTACTAATACTTCAGTCAGCTTACAATATCATTAAAGATGCCCGGTCTCATGAGGTTGATCATTCTGGCGGTCTGATAGACGTCCACACTGTTCTCCTCCTCCAGCTGGTTAACCAGGGTGGTCAGTGAACAGAGTAAAGCAGCACTCGTCCCTCCAGACCTGCACAGACACCGTGAGGAATGACACACTCCTCTATAGCAGTCACTGATGGAGAAATGCTGTGAGACTCTACCCATCGTGGATGATGGCGGGTCCCTCTCGCCGCGAGCTCTCTTCTCTGATCATGTTGATGAGCTCAAAGCAGCTGCTGATGGGACTGTCCGGGTTCGGCCAGCGAGGGCTCTGGTACTGCCGTACCTCCAGCACATAGTCGTCCTGTCAAATACAGTCACCTTTCTGTTGCTCCACATACTTAAATACTTCAGTTTGAAATGCAATGTCCAGTATAAAGAttgctttcagaaacattaaatgtgaaaatcttaaaatgctttgtttttttgttgtgaatgtcacaaaaaaacaacaaccagacTATATACTTTTGCATTAAAAATCTTAGCACACCtaacaagtttttttattttacattacaaaaattacattatacattattacaaaataaatttgtaatattataatttgatAATATTGTAAAgaatatcttaataataattatatatattataaattaatattttacagtattaaaaattTGTCATTGCTGTTGTGTGTCCAGGCATTTTACTaaagttttttctttaatttttaaagtgtttaggcatttcaaattaatattatagtaaaatttacagtaattcaaaaaaaaaatcaaaataaaggcAGTGCAAATACTACTAAATTTTTACTGATTATTTCAAATTTACATATTAAATgacataatacaatattatacaattatattacgatttaaatatacttttataatattatgaattaaaaatatggCAAACAATAATTATAATCTTTTAGAATATTATGAATTGTCATTTGTACTGTAATATGTCCATGCGTTTTACTGAAGTTcttatatttcaataattctaTATTCtgtaatatagtaaaaattaCTGTACtaaaccatttttatttaaaaaggcaaCACAACAATAactgtcatttatttctttaGTAATCTTCCTGTATTGGGTTTTAAAatacgttgttgtttttttatgctatatgtatatattgacaggttttgtgagattcaccaaaCACTGAGTGCTGGCTTCATACATTAAATCAGTTTTATTCACCTTCAGGGCCTCCAAAATGAAGTCCTGTATCACGAGTGACTCCTCATTGGACAGGCACAGTTTGTCCTCACCCCTGAAGGTCACAGTGAAGGTCTCGCagctgattggctgatctttagtGGGCCAGTACACACACTCTCCTTCTCTGCTCTGTGACGATCAGAAAATGACAGGCCTCAGTTATTACATATGGATGcattcagaagtgtgtgtgtgtgtgtgcgtgtgtgtgtgtgcgtgtgtgtgtgtgagactcaccGAGCTCTGTGTATCTGGCAGAGAAACTATGATCTGTGCGTTATGATCCCAGATCATCCTCCAGAAGTCCTGTGTGGTGTTTGGCAGAGGATT comes from the Carassius auratus strain Wakin chromosome 4, ASM336829v1, whole genome shotgun sequence genome and includes:
- the LOC113067874 gene encoding ankyrin repeat and SOCS box protein 15-like, yielding MDYMDEMDEDQLIDFVIQMSLQDAHGLSVLNEPLSTLETATDENLKILSAIDQGDVFALKQLHKYSDAYKEEDSKGWLPMHRASVQPDVQVLDSVLLASYELSMEGMTADGDTALTLACQEGHVENVKVLLQHGASPHNMNSRNETPLLLAVRANSYEMVDALIMAGASVQQVCMKKWTVTHEAAKVGCVDILMLLLRHGGKATGRDGHGVTPLGIAAEYGHPEILAILIEHGGDVTAQASNGDSVLYDAAGCGNLDCIDLLLQHGASPNVASLCCQLPIHRAAYEGHYLALKRFIPITTKRAVRLSGMSPVHSAADGGQADCLELLIEKGFDVNAILGCHISENYGDMRKTPLYFAVCNGDVTCAEMLLKAGAMPDLDPLRCLLVAVRAGKYELARLLLAYGADVNCVFSVVSDTLFPTALQYCIKDEMMLRLLLNNGYHAESCFECYHDNCVTAHTWAEAPSQSYQVKTAANKVTFCEFISVTWMAHLAGRTVLTLLDYVNHVHICSKLQLILEGQEEWPDICDILRKPRSLKHQARLVIRSRMTLRKLNDPEFMSTFPFPPALKKFLLYKEYDVYGRMDEQ
- the LOC113068235 gene encoding NADH dehydrogenase [ubiquinone] 1 alpha subcomplex subunit 5-like yields the protein MAGVIKKTTGLVGLAVSHNPHERLRILYTKILGSLQTMPQDAAYRKYTEQLITERFNHLKSEPDVVKLEKKINCGQIEEVISQAEAELALSRKMTEWKPWEPLVEEAPANQWKWPI